A window of the Sphingobium sp. CAP-1 genome harbors these coding sequences:
- a CDS encoding RlmE family RNA methyltransferase, whose amino-acid sequence MRGAGAGKVRVKSAKGRTAQSVRWLERHLNDPYVRKAKAEGWRSRAAFKLIELDEKFHFVKGSKAVVDLGVAPGGWAQVVRKMAPKAAVVGIDLLPTDPIPGVTLFEMDFMDDKAPDLLRETLGQEPDLVISDMAANTVGHAQTDHLRTMALVEAAAWFAVENLRKGGTFVAKVFAGGTDAELLALLKKHFTTIKHAKPPASRKGSVEWYVVAQGFKGRLSEE is encoded by the coding sequence GTGAGAGGTGCGGGCGCCGGCAAGGTGCGGGTCAAGTCGGCCAAGGGGCGGACGGCGCAGTCGGTGCGCTGGCTGGAGCGACATCTGAACGACCCCTATGTCCGCAAGGCGAAGGCGGAAGGGTGGCGCAGCCGCGCCGCCTTCAAGCTGATCGAGCTGGACGAGAAATTCCATTTCGTGAAGGGATCGAAGGCGGTCGTCGATCTGGGCGTCGCGCCGGGCGGATGGGCCCAGGTGGTGCGCAAGATGGCCCCGAAAGCCGCCGTGGTCGGCATCGACCTGTTGCCGACCGATCCGATTCCGGGCGTCACCCTGTTCGAAATGGATTTCATGGACGACAAGGCGCCCGACCTGCTGCGCGAAACGCTGGGGCAGGAACCGGACCTGGTGATTTCCGACATGGCGGCCAATACGGTCGGCCATGCCCAGACCGACCATCTGCGCACCATGGCGCTGGTCGAGGCGGCAGCCTGGTTCGCGGTGGAGAATCTGCGCAAGGGCGGGACGTTCGTGGCCAAGGTGTTTGCGGGCGGGACGGACGCGGAATTGCTGGCGCTGCTCAAGAAGCATTTCACCACGATCAAGCACGCCAAGCCGCCGGCCAGCCGCAAGGGCAGCGTTGAATGGTATGTCGTGGCGCAGGGATTCAAGGGGCGTTTATCAGAAGAATAA